From the Streptomyces syringium genome, one window contains:
- a CDS encoding alpha/beta hydrolase codes for MTSFPELGSPSSLPWTNSTTAMRALLALAVVFVMLATTGWTAVRGHQGNSDPRAASLSAWLHDSIAGRPLPAPQAGSAVVARFLGSLSGGQRTRLAERYPLVVGNLDGAPVELRYRANRIALAKARAVEERRRHASGLTPSGRHEAGRRMHRFTSLMADGRQILAFDPSGSGRVAEVFGDLDRADRVSVVVPGVDTNVLTFEKTQRAHTAPVGMARSLYAAERKAAPGTRTAVIAWADYTSPNGVGMDAATGKLAAEGALRLRAMVRALPGTSRASLFCHSYGSVVCGVAARELPSRVTDVAVAGSPGMRAERVSELGTSARIWAMRDADDWIQDVPHLAVGGLGHGADPVSAAFGARLLSARDAKGHAGYFEPGTVSLANFAGIGVGAVTSVICAKDDADCSAA; via the coding sequence GTGACTTCTTTCCCGGAGCTCGGCTCTCCCTCCTCCCTGCCCTGGACGAACTCGACCACGGCCATGCGCGCGCTGCTCGCCCTGGCCGTGGTGTTCGTCATGCTCGCCACGACCGGCTGGACGGCGGTCAGAGGTCATCAGGGGAACTCCGACCCGAGAGCGGCCTCGCTGAGCGCCTGGCTGCACGACTCCATAGCGGGTCGTCCGCTGCCCGCCCCCCAGGCGGGGTCCGCCGTCGTGGCCCGCTTCCTCGGCTCACTCTCCGGCGGTCAGCGGACCCGGCTCGCGGAGCGCTATCCCCTGGTCGTCGGCAATCTCGACGGCGCCCCGGTCGAGCTGCGCTACCGCGCCAACCGGATCGCCCTCGCCAAGGCCCGTGCCGTCGAGGAGCGCCGTCGGCACGCGAGCGGGCTGACCCCCTCCGGCCGCCACGAGGCGGGGCGCCGCATGCACCGCTTCACCTCGCTGATGGCCGACGGCCGGCAGATCCTCGCCTTCGACCCCAGCGGCTCCGGCCGGGTCGCCGAGGTCTTCGGCGACCTCGACCGGGCCGACCGGGTCTCGGTCGTGGTGCCCGGCGTCGACACCAATGTGCTGACCTTCGAGAAGACCCAGCGCGCCCACACCGCGCCCGTGGGCATGGCCCGCTCGCTGTACGCGGCCGAGCGCAAGGCGGCCCCCGGCACCAGGACCGCCGTCATAGCCTGGGCCGACTACACCTCGCCCAACGGCGTCGGCATGGACGCCGCGACGGGCAAGCTCGCCGCCGAGGGGGCGCTGCGGCTGCGGGCGATGGTGCGGGCGCTGCCCGGCACCTCCCGGGCCTCGCTGTTCTGTCACAGCTACGGCTCGGTCGTCTGCGGTGTCGCCGCCCGCGAGCTGCCCTCCCGGGTCACGGACGTCGCGGTGGCCGGCAGCCCCGGCATGCGGGCCGAGCGGGTCTCCGAGCTGGGCACCAGCGCCCGGATCTGGGCGATGCGCGATGCGGACGACTGGATTCAGGACGTTCCGCACCTGGCCGTCGGGGGCCTCGGCCACGGTGCCGACCCGGTTTCCGCGGCCTTCGGGGCCCGGCTGCTGTCGGCCCGGGACGCGAAGGGTCACGCCGGTTACTTCGAACCCGGCACCGTCAGTCTCGCCAACTTCGCCGGCATCGGCGTCGGCGCCGTCACCTCCGTCATCTGCGCGAAGGACGACGCCGACTGCTCCGCGGCCTGA
- the aceE gene encoding pyruvate dehydrogenase (acetyl-transferring), homodimeric type, whose product MAPGSDRNPIIIGGLPSQVPDFDPEETQEWLDSLDAAVDERGRERARYLMLRLIERAREKRVAVPEMRSTDYVNTIATKDEPFFPGNEEIERKILNATRWNAAVMVSRAQRPGIGVGGHIATFASSASLYDVGFNHFFRGKDEGDGGDQIFFQGHASPGVYARAFLLDRLSEQQLDAFRQEKSKAPYGLSSYPHPRLMPDFWEFPTVSMGLGPLGAIYQARMNRYMEARGIADTSKSHVWAYLGDGEMDEPESLGQLSIAAREGLDNLTFVVNCNLQRLDGPVRGNGKIMQELESQFRGAGWNVIKLVWDRSWDPLLAQDRDGILVNKLNSTPDGQFQTYATETGAYIREHFFGDDQRLRKMVEGMSDDQILHLGRGGHDHKKIYAAYAAAKAHKGQPTVILAQTVKGWTLGPNFEGRNATHQMKKLTVDDLKRFRDRLHIPIADKELESGLPPYYHPGRDSEEIQYMHDRRNSLGGYVPTRVVRAKPLALPDDKAYATAKKGSGQQSIATTMAFVRILKDLMRDKEIGKRFVLIAPDEYRTFGMDAFFPSAKIYNPLGQQYEAVDRELLLAYKESPTGQMLHDGISEAGCTASLIAAGSAYATHGEPLIPVYVFYSMFGFQRTGDQFWQMADQLSRGFVLGATAGRTTLTGEGLQHADGHSQLLASTNPAVVSYDPAYGFEMAHIMKDGLRRMYGENAEDVFYYLTVYNEPIQHPAEPADVDVEGILKGLYRFRTGEQGAIPAQILASGVAVPWALEAQRILAEEWNVKADVWSATSWNELRKDAIEVEEHNLLHPEEELRVPYVTSKLQGAEGPKVAVSDWMRAVPDQISRWVPGTYTSLGADGFGFADTRGAARRFFHIDPQSIVLSVLTELAKEGKIDRSALKQAIDRYQLLDVAAADPGAAGGDA is encoded by the coding sequence GTGGCTCCCGGATCCGATCGCAACCCGATCATCATTGGCGGCCTTCCCAGCCAGGTCCCGGACTTCGATCCCGAAGAGACCCAGGAATGGCTCGACTCGCTCGACGCAGCCGTCGATGAGCGAGGCCGGGAACGTGCCCGCTACCTCATGCTTCGCCTGATCGAGCGCGCGCGTGAGAAGCGTGTGGCCGTGCCCGAGATGCGCAGCACGGACTACGTCAACACCATCGCCACCAAGGACGAGCCGTTCTTCCCCGGCAACGAGGAGATCGAGCGCAAGATCCTCAACGCGACCCGGTGGAACGCGGCCGTGATGGTGTCGCGCGCCCAGCGCCCGGGCATCGGCGTCGGCGGCCACATCGCCACCTTCGCCTCCTCCGCGTCGCTGTACGACGTCGGCTTCAACCACTTCTTCCGTGGCAAGGACGAAGGCGACGGCGGCGACCAGATCTTCTTCCAGGGCCACGCCTCCCCCGGCGTCTACGCCCGTGCCTTCCTGCTGGACCGACTGTCCGAGCAGCAGCTCGACGCGTTCCGCCAGGAGAAGTCCAAGGCCCCCTACGGCCTGTCCAGCTACCCGCACCCGCGGCTCATGCCGGACTTCTGGGAGTTCCCGACCGTCTCGATGGGCCTCGGCCCCCTCGGCGCGATCTACCAGGCCCGCATGAACCGCTACATGGAGGCGCGCGGCATCGCCGACACCTCCAAGTCCCACGTGTGGGCGTACCTGGGCGACGGCGAGATGGACGAGCCGGAGTCGCTCGGCCAGCTGTCGATCGCCGCCCGTGAGGGTCTGGACAACCTGACCTTCGTCGTCAACTGCAACCTGCAGCGTCTCGACGGTCCGGTCCGCGGCAACGGCAAGATCATGCAGGAGCTGGAGTCGCAGTTCCGCGGCGCCGGCTGGAACGTCATCAAGCTCGTCTGGGACCGCTCCTGGGACCCGCTGCTCGCGCAGGACCGCGACGGCATCCTGGTGAACAAGCTCAACAGCACCCCGGACGGCCAGTTCCAGACGTACGCGACCGAGACCGGTGCGTACATCCGTGAGCACTTCTTCGGCGACGACCAGCGTCTGCGGAAGATGGTCGAGGGCATGTCCGACGACCAGATCCTGCACCTGGGCCGTGGCGGTCACGACCACAAGAAGATCTACGCGGCGTACGCGGCGGCCAAGGCGCACAAGGGCCAGCCGACCGTGATCCTCGCCCAGACGGTCAAGGGCTGGACGCTCGGTCCGAACTTCGAGGGCCGCAACGCGACCCACCAGATGAAGAAGCTGACGGTCGACGACCTCAAGCGCTTCCGGGACCGTCTCCACATCCCGATCGCCGACAAGGAGCTGGAGTCCGGCCTGCCGCCGTACTACCACCCGGGTCGCGACTCGGAGGAGATCCAGTACATGCACGACCGCCGCAACTCGCTGGGCGGCTATGTGCCGACCCGCGTCGTGCGCGCGAAGCCGCTGGCCCTCCCGGACGACAAGGCCTACGCGACCGCGAAGAAGGGCTCGGGACAGCAGTCGATCGCCACCACCATGGCCTTCGTCCGCATCCTGAAGGACCTCATGCGGGACAAGGAGATCGGCAAGCGCTTCGTGCTGATCGCCCCCGACGAGTACCGCACCTTCGGCATGGACGCGTTCTTCCCGTCCGCGAAGATCTACAACCCGCTCGGTCAGCAGTACGAGGCCGTGGACCGCGAGCTGCTGCTCGCGTACAAGGAGTCCCCGACCGGTCAGATGCTGCACGACGGCATCTCCGAGGCGGGCTGCACGGCCTCCCTGATCGCGGCGGGCTCGGCCTACGCGACGCACGGCGAGCCGCTCATCCCGGTCTACGTCTTCTACTCCATGTTCGGTTTCCAGCGCACCGGTGACCAGTTCTGGCAGATGGCGGACCAGCTCTCGCGCGGCTTCGTGCTGGGCGCGACCGCCGGTCGTACGACGCTGACCGGTGAGGGTCTGCAGCACGCGGACGGTCACTCGCAGCTGCTGGCGTCCACGAACCCGGCCGTCGTCTCCTACGACCCGGCGTACGGCTTCGAGATGGCGCACATCATGAAGGACGGCCTGCGCCGGATGTACGGCGAGAACGCCGAGGACGTCTTCTACTACCTGACCGTCTACAACGAGCCGATCCAGCACCCGGCCGAGCCGGCGGACGTGGACGTCGAGGGCATCCTCAAGGGCCTCTACCGCTTCAGGACGGGCGAGCAGGGCGCCATCCCGGCGCAGATCCTCGCCTCCGGTGTGGCGGTTCCGTGGGCGCTCGAGGCCCAGCGGATCCTGGCCGAGGAGTGGAACGTCAAGGCGGACGTCTGGTCGGCGACCTCCTGGAACGAGCTGCGCAAGGACGCCATCGAGGTGGAGGAGCACAACCTCCTGCACCCGGAGGAGGAACTGCGCGTCCCGTACGTGACGAGCAAGCTCCAGGGCGCCGAGGGCCCGAAGGTGGCCGTGTCCGACTGGATGCGGGCGGTTCCGGACCAGATCTCGCGCTGGGTGCCGGGCACGTACACCTCGCTGGGCGCGGACGGCTTCGGCTTCGCGGACACGCGTGGCGCGGCCCGTCGCTTCTTCCACATCGACCCGCAGTCGATCGTCCTCAGCGTGCTCACCGAGCTCGCCAAGGAAGGCAAGATCGACCGCTCGGCGCTGAAGCAGGCGATCGACCGCTACCAGCTCCTCGACGTCGCGGCGGCCGACCCGGGCGCCGCGGGCGGCGACGCGTAG
- a CDS encoding serine hydrolase domain-containing protein — protein sequence MESLRKIENWPVEHAAAAVVRADGSWAGSHGPTDRRFALASVTKPLAAYAVLVAVEEGAIELDEPAGPAGSTVRHLLAHTSGLAFDEQRTMAEPGTRRLYSNAGFETLGDHLAKAADIPFPEYLRQAVLEPLGMTATDLPGSPAKDGVSTVADLARFAAELQAPRLLSRQTVDEATSVVFPGLPGVLPGFGHQRPNDWGLGFEIRDGKSPHWTGTSSSPRTYGHFGQSGTFLWVDPDANAACVALADRPFGDWAIEAWPPLTDAVLAELRGA from the coding sequence ATGGAGAGCCTGCGCAAGATCGAAAACTGGCCGGTGGAGCACGCCGCGGCCGCCGTGGTCCGTGCCGACGGCAGCTGGGCGGGGTCGCACGGGCCGACCGACCGCCGGTTCGCGCTGGCGTCCGTGACCAAGCCGCTGGCCGCGTACGCGGTGCTGGTCGCGGTCGAGGAAGGCGCGATCGAGCTGGACGAGCCGGCCGGTCCCGCCGGCTCCACGGTCCGTCATCTGCTCGCGCACACGTCCGGGCTGGCCTTCGACGAGCAGCGGACGATGGCCGAGCCGGGCACCCGGCGGCTGTACTCCAACGCCGGGTTCGAGACGCTCGGCGACCATCTCGCCAAGGCCGCGGACATCCCCTTCCCGGAGTATCTGCGGCAGGCGGTGCTGGAGCCGCTCGGCATGACGGCGACGGACCTGCCCGGCTCCCCCGCCAAGGACGGCGTCTCGACGGTGGCCGACCTGGCGCGCTTCGCCGCCGAACTCCAGGCGCCGCGGCTGCTGTCCCGGCAGACCGTGGACGAGGCCACGTCGGTGGTCTTCCCCGGGCTGCCCGGGGTGCTGCCGGGCTTCGGACACCAGCGGCCGAACGACTGGGGCCTGGGCTTCGAGATCCGCGACGGCAAGTCCCCGCACTGGACGGGCACTTCGTCCTCGCCCCGCACGTACGGTCACTTCGGCCAGTCGGGCACGTTCCTGTGGGTGGACCCGGACGCGAACGCCGCGTGCGTGGCCCTCGCGGACCGGCCCTTCGGCGACTGGGCGATCGAGGCCTGGCCCCCGCTCACCGACGCGGTCCTCGCGGAGCTGCGCGGGGCGTGA
- a CDS encoding pirin family protein, which produces MTHGRPIIQRAEERFRGGDLPAGIETWHAFSFAGFYDPDNVRFGPLSACNEEHLAPGAGFAEHPHRDTEIVTWVIEGELTHEDSTGHVSVVRPGDVQRLSAGAGVRHVERNAGAAPLRFLQMWLTPSEFGGDPSYEVVRGLADGTPYALTRADASLRVWRLGRGHGADLPAAPWLYAHVVRGAVRLAGEELRAGDAARVVDAGRLRAEAVDPAELLVWEMHAEPHFG; this is translated from the coding sequence ATGACGCACGGACGACCGATCATCCAACGGGCGGAGGAACGCTTCCGCGGCGGGGACCTACCGGCCGGTATCGAAACGTGGCACGCCTTCTCGTTCGCCGGCTTCTACGACCCGGACAATGTGCGCTTCGGTCCGCTCTCCGCCTGCAACGAGGAGCACCTGGCACCGGGCGCCGGCTTCGCGGAGCACCCGCACCGGGACACGGAGATCGTCACCTGGGTCATCGAGGGCGAGCTCACCCACGAGGACTCCACCGGCCATGTCTCGGTGGTGCGCCCCGGCGACGTCCAGCGCCTCAGCGCGGGCGCGGGCGTGCGGCACGTGGAGCGCAACGCGGGCGCCGCCCCGCTGCGGTTCCTGCAGATGTGGCTCACCCCGTCGGAGTTCGGCGGGGATCCCTCGTACGAGGTCGTGCGCGGCCTCGCCGACGGCACGCCCTACGCCCTGACGCGGGCGGACGCGAGCCTGCGCGTGTGGCGGCTCGGCCGGGGCCACGGCGCCGACCTGCCGGCCGCGCCGTGGCTGTACGCGCACGTGGTGCGCGGAGCCGTCCGCCTCGCGGGGGAGGAGCTGCGGGCGGGCGACGCGGCGCGCGTCGTGGACGCGGGCCGGCTGCGCGCCGAGGCGGTGGACCCCGCCGAGCTGCTCGTGTGGGAGATGCACGCCGAGCCGCACTTCGGATGA
- a CDS encoding response regulator: protein MTIKVIIVDDQAMVRAGFAALLAAQSDIDVVGDAPDGRQGVEVSRRTHPDVVLMDVRMPEMDGLEAARQLLDPPTGVTHRPKVLMLTTFDVDDYVYEALRAGASGFLLKDAPPADLISAVRVVAAGEALLAPSVTRRLIADFARQRPAPRKNPALRLGGLTPRETEVLELIARGLSNQEIAGSLILAEQTVKTHIGRVLAKLGLRDRAQAVIYAYESGLVAPGTSSPSGD from the coding sequence ATGACCATCAAGGTGATCATCGTCGACGACCAAGCCATGGTGCGGGCGGGCTTCGCCGCCCTGCTCGCCGCCCAGTCCGACATCGACGTCGTCGGCGACGCCCCGGACGGGCGGCAGGGCGTGGAGGTGAGCCGCCGCACGCACCCGGACGTGGTGCTGATGGACGTCCGCATGCCGGAGATGGACGGCCTGGAGGCCGCCCGGCAGCTCCTCGACCCGCCGACGGGGGTGACGCACCGTCCGAAGGTGCTGATGCTCACCACGTTCGACGTCGACGACTACGTCTACGAGGCGCTGCGCGCGGGCGCTTCCGGCTTCCTCCTCAAGGACGCCCCGCCGGCCGACCTGATCTCGGCCGTCCGCGTCGTCGCCGCCGGCGAGGCCCTGCTGGCCCCCTCGGTCACGCGCCGCCTCATCGCGGACTTCGCCAGGCAACGCCCCGCGCCGCGCAAGAACCCCGCCCTGCGCCTGGGCGGCCTGACACCCCGTGAGACCGAGGTCCTCGAACTGATCGCCCGGGGCCTGTCCAACCAGGAGATCGCGGGCTCGCTGATCCTGGCCGAACAGACCGTGAAGACCCACATCGGCCGCGTCCTCGCCAAGCTCGGCCTGCGCGACCGGGCCCAAGCGGTGATCTACGCCTACGAGTCGGGCCTGGTAGCCCCGGGCACATCAAGCCCGTCCGGCGATTGA
- a CDS encoding aldo/keto reductase, whose protein sequence is MSNDRIDTVGLGTGGPLVGVQGLGCMGMSASYGPTDETEARATLERALELGVTLFDTADIYGFGRNEEFIAPFVRANRDRLTLATKFAIERREDDPSFQAIRNDRAYIRASVEGSLRRLGVDHIDLYYMHRRNVDVPMEESVGAMAELVAEGKVRHLGLSEVSPGELRAAHAVHPIAAVQSEWSLFSRDVEEGIVETAKELGVAFVPYSPLGRGFLTGSFVSADKELDSKDWRRTQPRFTGDNAAANAALLEPVRKIAEARGVSLAQIALAWVQQRAEVHGLAVIPIPGTRKRTRLEENLAATRIALDAAELAQLEPIATKVAGNRYTDMSFTAVGRE, encoded by the coding sequence ATGAGCAATGACAGGATCGACACCGTAGGTCTCGGCACCGGCGGCCCGCTGGTCGGCGTGCAGGGGCTCGGCTGCATGGGCATGAGCGCCTCCTACGGGCCGACCGACGAGACCGAGGCCCGGGCGACGCTGGAGCGCGCCCTGGAGCTGGGCGTCACGCTGTTCGACACCGCCGACATCTACGGCTTCGGGCGCAACGAGGAGTTCATCGCGCCCTTCGTCCGGGCCAACCGGGACCGCCTCACCCTCGCCACGAAGTTCGCCATCGAGCGCCGTGAGGACGACCCGTCGTTCCAGGCGATACGCAACGACCGCGCCTACATCCGCGCGTCCGTCGAGGGCAGCCTGCGCCGCCTGGGCGTCGACCACATCGACCTCTACTACATGCACCGCCGCAACGTGGACGTGCCGATGGAGGAGAGCGTCGGTGCGATGGCCGAGCTGGTCGCGGAGGGCAAGGTCCGCCACCTCGGCCTCAGCGAGGTCTCCCCGGGCGAACTGCGCGCCGCCCACGCCGTGCACCCCATCGCGGCGGTGCAGTCGGAGTGGTCCCTGTTCAGCCGGGACGTGGAAGAGGGCATCGTGGAGACGGCCAAGGAGCTGGGCGTCGCCTTCGTGCCCTACTCGCCGCTCGGCCGCGGCTTCCTGACCGGCTCGTTCGTGAGCGCGGACAAGGAGCTGGACAGCAAGGACTGGCGGCGTACGCAGCCCCGTTTCACGGGCGACAACGCGGCGGCGAACGCGGCCCTGCTGGAGCCGGTGCGGAAGATCGCCGAGGCGCGCGGCGTCTCCCTGGCGCAGATCGCGCTGGCCTGGGTGCAGCAGCGCGCGGAGGTCCACGGCCTGGCCGTGATCCCGATCCCGGGAACGCGCAAGCGCACCCGCCTGGAGGAGAACCTCGCGGCGACGCGCATCGCGCTGGACGCGGCGGAGTTGGCACAGCTGGAGCCGATCGCGACCAAGGTCGCGGGGAACCGCTACACGGACATGTCCTTTACGGCGGTCGGTCGGGAGTAG
- a CDS encoding DUF4429 domain-containing protein: MGDVLAGFHAAWEFDTDSVLIRFERGIRTPKLLQALGERRIPYEALAAVEPASGKRGTVVLRAVPRPGADPLIDAADGQLKESCDPYRLVLPAERELLAEYYADEIRARLGPRAAEPAERHLVAAPVPPLSFKAYDGKASFDGRAVSFRWFWTGASSAKWKAGDQRFPVEELAGVEWRSPDVLGGHLRLVPRGTEDSRPGDTDQDPAAVVFGMGYGLVHESLPFAAAVLQAVRDRSGRSAPVPAPRRVPAYRPDPGGIADRIRHLGALHEAGLLTDDEFSAKKAQLLAEL, encoded by the coding sequence ATGGGTGATGTGCTGGCCGGTTTCCATGCCGCCTGGGAGTTCGACACCGACTCCGTGCTCATCCGCTTCGAACGGGGGATCCGCACGCCGAAGCTGCTCCAGGCGCTCGGCGAGCGACGTATCCCCTACGAGGCGCTCGCGGCCGTCGAGCCGGCCTCGGGGAAGCGCGGCACGGTGGTCCTGCGTGCTGTGCCCAGACCGGGCGCGGATCCGCTGATCGACGCGGCGGACGGGCAGCTCAAGGAGAGCTGCGACCCGTACCGGCTGGTGCTGCCCGCCGAGCGCGAGCTGCTCGCGGAGTACTACGCCGACGAGATACGGGCCAGGCTCGGCCCGCGTGCCGCCGAGCCCGCCGAGCGGCATCTGGTCGCCGCGCCCGTCCCCCCGCTGTCCTTCAAGGCCTACGACGGCAAGGCGTCCTTCGACGGCAGGGCCGTCTCCTTCCGCTGGTTCTGGACCGGCGCCTCCTCCGCCAAGTGGAAGGCCGGCGACCAGCGGTTCCCCGTCGAGGAGTTGGCGGGCGTCGAGTGGCGCTCCCCGGATGTCCTCGGCGGTCATCTGCGGCTCGTCCCGCGCGGCACCGAGGACAGCCGGCCGGGCGATACCGACCAGGACCCGGCGGCCGTCGTCTTCGGTATGGGGTACGGCCTCGTCCACGAGTCGCTGCCCTTCGCGGCGGCGGTCCTTCAGGCCGTGCGGGACCGGTCCGGCCGCAGCGCCCCCGTTCCCGCCCCGCGCCGCGTGCCCGCCTACCGCCCCGACCCGGGCGGTATCGCCGACCGCATCCGCCACTTGGGCGCGCTGCACGAGGCGGGGCTGCTGACCGATGACGAGTTCAGCGCGAAAAAGGCGCAGTTGCTGGCCGAGCTCTGA
- a CDS encoding peptidase inhibitor family I36 protein, whose translation MRTIRTAALAMSFAALAGTWTATSAQAAPAPSPARTARVATGDCAAGQLCLWQKTGFRGGRATSELADIDIESCVTLPAGSSAASLVNRTGRPVTTYQSATCGETGEFATYPSGSWVPESPYQVRAYKVWES comes from the coding sequence ATGCGGACGATCCGCACCGCGGCCCTCGCCATGAGCTTCGCTGCCCTCGCCGGGACATGGACCGCCACGAGCGCGCAGGCCGCGCCCGCGCCGTCCCCGGCCCGCACGGCCCGCGTCGCGACCGGCGACTGCGCCGCCGGGCAGCTGTGCCTGTGGCAGAAGACCGGCTTCCGCGGCGGCCGGGCCACGAGCGAGCTCGCGGACATCGACATCGAGAGCTGCGTGACCTTACCGGCGGGCAGCAGCGCGGCCTCCCTCGTCAACCGCACGGGACGCCCCGTCACCACGTACCAGAGCGCGACCTGCGGGGAAACGGGCGAGTTCGCCACGTATCCCTCCGGGAGCTGGGTGCCGGAGTCGCCCTATCAGGTGAGGGCGTACAAGGTCTGGGAGAGCTGA
- a CDS encoding MerR family transcriptional regulator, with amino-acid sequence MTVTENAPTGVRACGALERERHRRPEGRDRFTISEVADYTGLSAHTLRWYERIGLMPLVDRSHTGQRRYGPRDLDWLDLVGKLRLTGMPVADMVRYAELVRQGEETVAERERLLCAHREDVRRRIAELRSTLDVLDYKIDIYADARRRASEGASRT; translated from the coding sequence ATGACCGTGACCGAGAACGCGCCGACGGGAGTGCGGGCGTGCGGCGCGCTGGAGCGCGAACGGCACCGGCGCCCGGAGGGGCGGGACCGCTTCACGATCAGTGAAGTGGCCGACTACACCGGCCTGTCCGCACACACCCTGCGCTGGTACGAGCGGATCGGGCTGATGCCCCTGGTGGACCGCTCGCACACCGGGCAGCGCCGCTACGGGCCCCGCGACCTGGACTGGCTGGACCTGGTGGGCAAGCTGCGGCTGACCGGCATGCCGGTGGCCGACATGGTCCGCTACGCGGAACTGGTGCGCCAGGGCGAGGAGACGGTTGCCGAGCGCGAGCGGCTGCTGTGCGCGCACCGGGAGGACGTGCGGCGGCGCATCGCCGAGCTGCGGAGCACGCTCGACGTCCTCGACTACAAGATCGATATCTATGCCGACGCCCGTCGCAGGGCGTCCGAAGGAGCCTCACGCACATGA
- a CDS encoding sensor histidine kinase, whose product MSKSRNTTPPAPLFGRSRRRWVRRLPYGVAILFIAVLLPVTGMVLSQDYGLHPDLAVALAVLQTLPLLMAVRRPLRAWAIVFTADVGCAVALLTVPAQDGRPWPWTPMSIIDMLLLTLAVGLRERRRTLLAVWLLLLSASVVLRSVSPERDNGTWGALVVLSGVLLVVGGALRERGDAQRALAEQETISEAERARRTLLEERTRIARELHDVVAHHMSVITVQADSAPYRLDGLPPEAREEFASIAATARESLTEMRRLLGVLRSEDASGEGGGSERAPQPGVERIPQLVEATVRAGLPVELSMPDPLPTGLPQTVDLSAYRITQEALANVVRHAPGARTRVSVTVDADGSGLMVLVVNATAPDADAPPLETSGTGHGLVGMRERVRLVGGTLDTGPLPGGGFRVAARLPFTTNSAEELFTA is encoded by the coding sequence ATGTCCAAGTCACGTAACACCACACCACCGGCGCCCCTGTTCGGCCGTTCCCGGCGCCGCTGGGTGCGGCGGCTGCCGTACGGCGTCGCGATCCTCTTCATCGCCGTCCTGCTGCCGGTCACCGGCATGGTCCTCTCGCAGGACTACGGGCTGCACCCGGACCTCGCCGTCGCGCTCGCCGTGCTGCAGACCCTGCCCCTGCTGATGGCCGTCCGCCGTCCGCTGCGGGCCTGGGCGATCGTCTTCACCGCCGACGTGGGGTGCGCGGTGGCGCTGCTGACCGTCCCCGCGCAGGACGGCCGGCCCTGGCCGTGGACGCCGATGTCGATCATCGACATGCTGCTGCTGACCCTCGCCGTCGGCCTGCGCGAGCGGCGCCGCACGCTCCTGGCGGTCTGGCTGCTGCTCCTCTCGGCGAGCGTCGTCCTCCGGAGCGTCTCCCCCGAGCGGGACAACGGCACCTGGGGGGCGTTGGTCGTCCTGAGCGGCGTGCTGCTCGTGGTGGGCGGCGCGCTGCGCGAACGGGGCGACGCCCAGCGGGCGCTGGCCGAACAGGAGACCATCAGCGAGGCCGAACGGGCCCGCCGCACCCTCCTGGAGGAGCGCACCCGCATCGCCCGCGAGCTGCACGATGTCGTGGCCCACCACATGTCGGTGATCACCGTGCAGGCCGACAGCGCCCCCTACCGTCTCGACGGCCTGCCGCCGGAAGCCCGGGAGGAGTTCGCCTCGATCGCCGCGACGGCCCGCGAGTCGCTGACCGAGATGCGCCGGCTGCTGGGCGTGCTGCGCAGCGAGGACGCCTCCGGCGAGGGCGGCGGGTCGGAGCGTGCGCCGCAGCCGGGTGTGGAGCGGATCCCGCAGTTGGTCGAGGCGACCGTACGGGCCGGGCTGCCGGTGGAGTTGTCGATGCCGGACCCGCTGCCCACCGGGCTGCCGCAGACCGTGGACCTGTCCGCCTACCGCATCACGCAGGAGGCCCTGGCCAATGTCGTCCGGCACGCCCCGGGCGCGAGGACGCGGGTGTCGGTCACCGTCGACGCGGACGGCAGCGGTCTGATGGTCCTGGTCGTCAACGCCACCGCCCCGGACGCGGACGCGCCGCCCCTGGAGACCAGCGGCACGGGCCACGGCCTGGTCGGCATGCGCGAACGCGTCCGCCTGGTCGGGGGCACCCTCGACACCGGCCCGCTGCCGGGCGGCGGCTTCCGGGTGGCTGCCCGGCTCCCGTTCACCACGAACTCAGCAGAGGAACTCTTCACCGCATGA